The following coding sequences lie in one Arachis ipaensis cultivar K30076 chromosome B05, Araip1.1, whole genome shotgun sequence genomic window:
- the LOC107640038 gene encoding serine/threonine-protein phosphatase 7 long form homolog translates to MEDKARMYQLNGVAHVAGNIDQEPTRVITCVRRQQNMPLHERIIPYLETADLYHLDRLISQWLWVNEPLLSAFVERWRPETHTFHMPFGECAITLQDVAYQLGLPIDGEAVSGCLTDFENLMDNRRPTWEWFRELFGELLPPNKVKQMTVHFTWFHERFWDLPADTSEETVRIHARAYIMMLLLSQLFADKNANRVHLRWLPYLALMDDLGRYSWGSAALAWLYRCLCHGTNRNVVNVAGPLQLLQSWIFWRFFSLRPCGFDVFEFPLASRWATYLPTTDAGDQRVVSSRLCLDRLRDRDFLWDPYSAPDVAAIVHPDILVEEHRRLWMAAMSLIYFVAIEWHQVDRVVPQFGGVQHLPQLALNIDWLHAKDGRGGDRWFSSYYQE, encoded by the exons ATGGAAGACAAAGCTCGCATGTACCAATTAAATGGCGTTGCGCACGTGGCTGGAAACATCGACCAAGAG CCTACTAGGGTTATTACCTGTGTTAGGAGACAACAGAATATGCCTCTACACGAACGGATTATACCGTATCTAGAGACTGCGGACTTGTATCACTTGGATAGGCTGATCAGTCAGTGGTTATGGGTTAATGAGCCTCTACTTAGCGCATTCGTTGAGAGGTGGCGCCCTGAGACCCACACTTTTCACATGCCGTTTGGGGAGTGCGCTATCACTTTGCAAGATGTGGCATATCAGCTAGGTTTGCCCATCGATGGGGAGGCCGTTAGTGGGTGCCTGACTGACTTTGAGAATCTGATGGACAACAGAAGACCAACATGGGAGTGGTTTCGGGAATTGTTTGGCGAGCTACTGCCGCCGAATAAAGTCAAGCAGATGACGGTTCACTTCACATGGTTCCATGAGAGGTTTTGGGATCTCCCAGCAGATACGAGTGAGGAGACCGTGCGTATACACGCGCGTGCTTATATTATGATGTTGTTGTTGTCTCAGCTGTTTGCGGACAAGAACGCAAACCGGGTTCACCTTCGCTGGTTGCCATATTTGGCATTGATGGACGACTTGGGAAGATATAGCTGGGGCTCGGCTGCACTGGCCTGGTTGTATAGATGCCTATGTCATGGGACAAACAGAAACGTTGTTAACGTGGCCGGACCACTACAACTACTACAGTCTTGGATTTTCTGGAGGTTTTTCAGTCTCAGACCTTGTGGTTTTGATGTGTTTGAATTTCCGCTGGCATCCAG GTGGGCAACATATCTGCCGACAACCGATGCAGGGGATCAAAGAGTGGTGTCATCACGCCTTTGTTTGGATAGATTGCGTGATCGCGAT TTTCTGTGGGATCCTTATTCTGCTCCCGATGTGGCAGCTATTGTTCATCCGGATATACTTGTTGAGGAGCACCGTAGGCTATGGATGGCGGCCATGAGCCTAATATATTTTGTTGCGATAGAGTGGCATCAGGTGGATAGAGTGGTACCGCAGTTCGGTGGGGTTCAGCATCTCCCCCAGTTAGCTCTGAACATAGATTGGCTCCATGCGAAGGATGGTAGGGGTGGAGATCGATGGTTCTCCAGTTATTATCAGGAATGA
- the LOC107642711 gene encoding casein kinase II subunit alpha-2: MAIRPFQFQSSTFSRDTFLSLFRTYHHLHLPSSSSSSFPTLPSIFLLRSFAASAPSSFSRRNRSHPPPPPPPPPPDTLAQKIGKSTRRPGATSKARIYADINVVRPKEYWDYENLTVQWGEQDDYEVVRKVGRGKYSEVFEGVHSTDNEKCIIKILKPVKKKKIKREIKILQNLCGGPNVIKLLDIVRDQQSKTPSLIFEYVNNTDFKVLYPTLSDYDIRYYIYELLKALDYCHSQGIMHRDVKPHNVMIDHEQRKLRLIDWGLAEFYHPGKEYNVRVASRYFKGPELLVDLQDYDYSLDLWSLGCMFAGMIFRKEPFFYGHDNYDQLAKIVKVLGTDELNAYLNKYRIELDPNLAALVGRYARKPWSKFISVENQHLAVPEAIDFVDKLLRYDHQDRPTAKEAMAHPYFNPVRNAESSRTHTH; encoded by the exons atGGCCATAAGGCCCTTCCAATTCCAATCTTCCACCTTCTCCCGCGAcactttcctttctcttttccgCACTTACCACCATCttcatcttccttcttcttcttcctcctctttccCCACTCTCCCCTCCATTTTCCTCCTCCGCAGCTTCGCCGCCTCCGCGCCATCTTCATTCTCTCGCCGCAACCgctctcatcctcctcctcctccaccaccaccaccacctgaCACCCTGGCGCAGAAGATTGGAAAGTCCACTCGCCGCCCCGGCGCCACCTCCAAGGCCAGGATTTATGCCGATATCAACGTCGTCCGTCCCAAGGAATATTGGGACTATGAAAATCTCACCGTCCAGTGGGG GGAGCAAGATGACTACGAGGTTGTGAGGAAGGTGGGAAGAGGGAAATACAGTGAGGTCTTCGAGGGCGTTCACTCCACCGATAATGAAAAATGCATCATCAAGATCCTCAAACCCGTCAAGAAGAAAAAG ATAAAGAGGGAGATCAAAATATTGCAAAATCTCTGTGGAGGTCCCAATGTTATAAAGCTGCTTGACATTGTTAGGGACCAGCAATCAAAGACCCCAAGCCTTATATTTGAATATGTCAATAACACTGATTTTAAAGTGCTCTACCCCACCCTGTCAGATTATGATATCCGATATTATATCTATGAACTTCTAAAG GCACTGGATTATTGCCACTCTCAAGGAATCATGCATCGGGATGTAAAGCCGCATAATGTAATGATTGATCATGAGCAGCGGAAGCTTCGCCTAATAGATTGGGGGCTTGCAGAGTTTTATCATCCTGGGAAAGAATATAATGTCCGCGTTGCCTCCAG ATATTTCAAAGGTCCTGAACTTCTTGTTGATCTTCAGGACTATGATTACTCTCTTGATTTATGGAGTCTTGGTTGTATGTTTGCTGGAATG ATTTTTCGTAAGGAGCCATTCTTTTACGGACATGATAACTATGATCAACTAGCCAAAATAGTTAAG GTACTTGGAACTGATGAATTAAATGCGTATCTGAACAAGTACCGCATAGAGTTGGACCCAAATCTAgcagcacttgttgggag GTATGCTCGAAAGCCATGGTCAAAGTTTATTAGTGTAGAAAACCAACACTTGGCAGTTCCTGAG GCTATTGACTTTGTTGACAAGTTACTGCGGTATGATCACCAAGATCGACCCACTGCAAAAGAAGCCATG GCCCACCCTTACTTCAATCCAGTTAGAAATGCTGAAAGCAGCAGAACTCATACACATTGA